In Thermus filiformis, one DNA window encodes the following:
- a CDS encoding DUF4127 family protein has protein sequence MASPLHRFIASSLLAFLYLPLDDRPPNWAPCTWGLVVCPPREVYRGPEGADLFRLRAWLLATPGEGVVASLDALAYGGLLQSRHLPLPPEDALARLAPLLSWRVRYGGEVLLFGVVPRWDATRRERNLGVLRSLGSWTGLKGIYLEAVWDDALRNSPAPKEAEALPYPARPGADEAGQVLLLRALRPGLRVAAVYGEGLEAGRVTPYEGVPLARTLSGLLQSAKAEAVPLEADPDLVLYLYGGGDPRRALLDLMRLMARHPVALADLSRVNRGEARLMAYLLDLGLYGRLAAYASWGTPANNLGSALAQGGLFLRDSEGRLLRLAEAYLQYWWGEVGRPLVRARFPEPLGEEARSVRGAFWEVELEGRRLLLEEVGFPWRRSFEAEFSYRLLPAEGRGVDLAP, from the coding sequence ATCGCTTCCCCGCTTCATCGCTTCATCGCTTCATCGCTTCTCGCCTTTCTCTACCTTCCCCTGGATGACCGTCCCCCCAACTGGGCCCCCTGCACCTGGGGCTTGGTGGTCTGTCCGCCCCGGGAGGTCTACCGGGGCCCCGAGGGGGCGGACCTCTTTCGGCTTCGCGCCTGGCTTTTGGCCACGCCGGGGGAAGGCGTGGTGGCGAGCCTGGACGCCCTGGCCTACGGGGGGCTCCTCCAGAGCCGCCACCTGCCCCTTCCCCCGGAGGACGCCCTGGCCCGGCTCGCCCCCCTCCTTTCCTGGCGGGTGCGGTACGGGGGGGAGGTTCTCCTCTTCGGGGTGGTGCCCCGCTGGGACGCCACCCGGCGGGAGCGGAACCTTGGGGTCCTCCGGTCCTTGGGCTCCTGGACGGGCCTTAAGGGGATCTACCTCGAGGCCGTCTGGGACGACGCCCTGAGGAACTCCCCCGCCCCCAAGGAGGCGGAGGCCCTGCCCTACCCGGCCCGCCCCGGGGCGGACGAGGCGGGCCAGGTCCTCCTCCTCCGGGCCCTCCGCCCCGGCCTCCGGGTGGCGGCCGTCTACGGGGAGGGGCTCGAGGCCGGCCGGGTGACCCCCTACGAGGGGGTGCCCCTGGCCCGGACGCTTTCCGGCCTCCTGCAAAGCGCAAAGGCGGAGGCCGTCCCCCTGGAGGCGGACCCCGACCTGGTGCTCTACCTCTACGGGGGCGGCGACCCCCGGCGGGCCCTTCTGGACCTGATGCGCCTCATGGCCCGGCACCCGGTGGCCCTGGCCGACCTCTCCCGGGTGAACCGGGGGGAGGCCCGCTTGATGGCCTACCTCCTGGACCTGGGGCTTTATGGGAGGCTCGCCGCCTACGCCTCCTGGGGCACCCCGGCCAACAACCTGGGGAGCGCCCTGGCCCAGGGGGGGCTTTTCCTGCGGGACTCGGAGGGCCGCCTCCTTCGCCTGGCCGAGGCCTACCTCCAGTACTGGTGGGGGGAGGTGGGAAGGCCCCTGGTGCGGGCCCGCTTCCCTGAGCCCCTGGGCGAGGAGGCCCGGTCGGTGCGGGGGGCGTTTTGGGAGGTGGAGCTGGAGGGGCGGCGCCTCCTTTTGGAGGAGGTGGGCTTCCCCTGGCGGAGGAGCTTTGAGGCGGAGTTCTCCTACCGGCTACTCCCGGCCGAGGGGCGGGGTGTAGACTTGGCCCCGTGA
- a CDS encoding GAF and HD-GYP domain-containing protein: MTPARLLALLSAWESLLPPGGFHLAGFLRALLGGLEGEAWVRTQEAERVFRGVKDPSQALTLEELLALYGGETAPGERVWQEALQGLARRQGPWAWVPVALEGEVWAFLRLQPPQDADWTPEELALALALFLRQEVGRAQERERSLVLSQAWELFRGVETPQALLRLVVEVTQRHLQASTVLLGLYRKEEDVLEVVAGAGRRAGLALGRRLKRGEGISWRVLETDGPVYVPNVLLEPQAVFFSGAPEPAAYLGVPLKDGEGRTIGVLSADTAGAGGEIPPEDRAWLQTMAQVAGAHLARLMALEEARRQAENYKALLELSAGLEALQDPLAMAERALAVLLRLTPYEAGALYRLEGEEIRPVVLSGAYPPDFPRLYDLYPVRLGEGVLGESLALGRPLYVEDYARFPRGLPPYAQSGLKSAMLMPLRPRGALWGVLAVGSFRAVIPYRKEDEALLFSVAGRMEKALERALYQEELRQTRDAVLEALGRVLEYRDLETRGHTDRVVALTLRLGEALGFKDLEALRLGAFLHDLGKLAIPDSILLKPAPLSTGEWRVVKTHPELGYEMLKELGFLPEAALNVVLYHHERYDGTGYPFGLKGEEIPLEARIFAVADVWDALLSERPYKRAWTEEEALNELRAQAGRSLDPEVVGKFLEMKR, encoded by the coding sequence GTGACGCCGGCCCGCCTCCTGGCCCTCCTCTCGGCCTGGGAAAGCCTCCTTCCCCCGGGAGGCTTCCACCTCGCCGGCTTCTTGCGGGCGCTTCTGGGGGGCCTCGAGGGGGAGGCCTGGGTCCGAACCCAGGAGGCGGAAAGGGTCTTCCGCGGGGTCAAGGACCCCTCCCAGGCCCTGACCCTGGAGGAGCTCCTGGCCCTCTATGGGGGCGAAACCGCGCCCGGGGAGCGGGTGTGGCAGGAGGCCCTCCAGGGCCTGGCCCGGCGCCAGGGCCCCTGGGCCTGGGTGCCGGTGGCCTTGGAAGGGGAAGTCTGGGCGTTTTTGCGCCTCCAGCCTCCCCAGGACGCGGACTGGACCCCCGAGGAGCTGGCCCTGGCCCTGGCCCTCTTCCTGCGCCAGGAGGTCGGGCGGGCCCAGGAGCGGGAGCGGTCCTTGGTCCTGAGCCAGGCCTGGGAGCTCTTCCGGGGGGTGGAGACGCCCCAGGCCCTTCTCCGCCTGGTGGTGGAGGTGACCCAGCGCCACCTTCAGGCCTCCACGGTCCTCTTGGGCCTCTACCGGAAAGAGGAGGACGTCTTGGAGGTGGTGGCGGGGGCGGGCCGAAGGGCAGGGCTGGCCCTGGGCCGGAGGCTGAAGCGGGGGGAGGGGATTTCCTGGAGGGTCCTGGAGACGGACGGCCCCGTCTACGTCCCCAACGTCCTCCTCGAGCCCCAGGCGGTCTTCTTCTCCGGAGCCCCGGAGCCCGCCGCCTACCTGGGGGTCCCCCTGAAGGACGGGGAGGGGCGGACCATCGGGGTCCTCTCCGCGGACACGGCGGGCGCGGGCGGCGAGATCCCTCCGGAGGACCGGGCCTGGCTCCAGACCATGGCCCAGGTGGCGGGGGCGCACCTGGCCCGGCTCATGGCCCTGGAGGAGGCCCGGCGGCAGGCGGAGAACTACAAGGCCCTTCTGGAGCTTTCGGCCGGCCTCGAGGCCCTCCAGGACCCCTTGGCCATGGCGGAGCGGGCCCTGGCGGTCCTCCTCCGCCTCACCCCCTACGAGGCGGGGGCGCTTTACCGGCTGGAAGGGGAGGAGATCCGGCCCGTGGTCCTCTCGGGGGCCTACCCCCCGGACTTCCCTCGGCTTTACGACCTCTACCCCGTCCGCCTGGGGGAGGGGGTGCTGGGGGAGTCGCTGGCCCTGGGCCGGCCGCTTTACGTGGAGGACTACGCCCGCTTCCCCCGGGGCCTCCCTCCCTACGCCCAAAGCGGCCTGAAGTCGGCCATGCTCATGCCCCTGAGGCCCCGGGGGGCCCTGTGGGGGGTCCTGGCGGTGGGGAGCTTCCGGGCGGTCATCCCCTATCGCAAGGAGGACGAGGCCCTGCTCTTCTCCGTGGCGGGCCGGATGGAGAAGGCCCTGGAGCGGGCCCTCTACCAGGAGGAGCTCCGCCAGACCCGGGACGCGGTCCTAGAGGCCCTGGGCCGGGTCCTGGAGTACCGGGACCTGGAGACCCGGGGCCACACCGACCGGGTGGTGGCCCTCACCCTCCGGCTGGGGGAGGCCTTGGGGTTCAAGGACCTGGAGGCCCTGCGGCTCGGGGCCTTCCTCCACGACCTGGGCAAGCTGGCCATCCCCGACAGCATCCTCCTCAAGCCCGCCCCCCTTTCCACCGGCGAGTGGCGGGTCGTCAAGACCCACCCCGAGCTGGGCTACGAGATGCTGAAGGAGCTGGGCTTCCTGCCCGAGGCCGCCTTGAACGTGGTCCTCTACCACCACGAGCGCTACGACGGAACCGGCTACCCCTTCGGCCTCAAGGGGGAGGAGATCCCCCTCGAGGCCCGCATCTTCGCGGTGGCCGACGTCTGGGACGCCCTCCTCTCCGAGCGGCCCTACAAGCGGGCCTGGACCGAGGAGGAGGCGCTAAATGAGCTCCGGGCCCAGGCAGGGAGGAGCCTGGACCCGGAGGTGGTGGGGAAGTTTTTGGAGATGAAGCGGTGA
- the trxB gene encoding thioredoxin-disulfide reductase — protein MEFTLTGLGSAPVEDTYDVVIVGGGPAGLTAGIYTGRAQLRTLIVEKGLPGGQIAQTDEVENYPGFPEGISGGELAARMVQQAEKFGAKLVMDEVQGIEKTPEGFLVRGYERAYRARAVILATGANPRKLGVPGEEKFYGRGVSTCATCDGYFYRDKEVVVVGGGDAAVEEGLFLTRFARKVTLVHRRDELRANKVAQARAFQNPKMHFLFSHVVTEILGEDQVSGVRLKNLKTGEEYVYPTDGVFVFIGHEPNTAFLKGFVELRPDGYVAVRDEVFTSVEGVFAAGDVADPIYRQLTTSVGAGTRAAMMAERYLAEKGEAVKP, from the coding sequence ATGGAGTTCACCCTGACGGGACTGGGAAGCGCACCGGTGGAGGACACCTACGACGTGGTCATCGTGGGCGGGGGGCCCGCCGGCCTCACCGCCGGGATCTACACGGGCCGGGCCCAGCTCCGGACCCTGATCGTGGAGAAGGGGCTTCCCGGCGGCCAGATCGCCCAGACGGACGAGGTGGAGAACTACCCCGGCTTCCCCGAGGGGATCTCGGGGGGGGAGCTCGCCGCCCGGATGGTCCAGCAGGCGGAGAAGTTCGGGGCCAAGCTAGTCATGGACGAGGTCCAGGGGATTGAAAAGACCCCCGAGGGCTTTTTGGTGCGGGGGTACGAGCGCGCCTACCGGGCGCGGGCGGTGATCCTGGCCACGGGGGCCAACCCCAGGAAGCTGGGCGTGCCGGGGGAGGAGAAGTTCTACGGCCGGGGGGTCTCCACCTGCGCCACCTGCGACGGCTACTTCTACCGGGACAAGGAGGTGGTGGTGGTGGGCGGGGGGGACGCGGCGGTGGAGGAGGGGCTCTTCCTCACCCGCTTCGCCCGCAAGGTCACCCTGGTCCACCGGCGGGACGAGCTCCGGGCCAACAAGGTGGCCCAGGCCCGGGCCTTCCAGAACCCCAAGATGCACTTCCTCTTTTCCCACGTGGTCACGGAGATCCTGGGGGAGGACCAGGTCAGCGGCGTCCGCCTCAAGAATCTGAAGACGGGGGAGGAGTACGTCTACCCCACGGACGGGGTTTTCGTCTTCATCGGCCACGAGCCAAACACCGCCTTCCTCAAGGGGTTCGTGGAGCTTAGGCCCGACGGCTACGTGGCGGTCCGGGACGAGGTCTTCACCTCGGTGGAAGGGGTCTTCGCCGCCGGGGACGTGGCCGACCCCATCTACCGCCAGCTCACCACCAGCGTGGGCGCGGGCACCCGCGCGGCCATGATGGCGGAGCGGTACTTGGCGGAAAAGGGTGAGGCGGTGAAGCCATGA
- the glmS gene encoding glutamine--fructose-6-phosphate transaminase (isomerizing), which produces MCGIVGYVGFRSAVDVLVDGLRRLEYRGYDSAGVAVKTAEGLKVVKRAGKLSALAEALKEERLEGHLGIGHTRWATHGAPTDPNAHPHTTEDGRIAVIHNGIFENYLELKEALRSRGHRFLSDTDSEVLAHLLEEKYQGDLLQALREALKEVRGAYAVVVAHQDLEEIVAARTVSPLVVGLGEGENFLASDVPALLPYTRKVIFLHDGDVARITREGVEITDLEGRPVDRPVVEVDWTLEAAEKGGFPHYMLKEIYEQPWVLENTLGGRLKEEEGSAELGLSLDPLAVRRVHVLACGTAFYAGWVGKYLLETLARVPVEVDVASEYRYRDPVVEEGTLAIAISQSGETIDTLEALREAKRKGARTLGVINAKGSTLTREVEDVLYIHAGPEIGVASTKAYTAMLAAMALLALWLGRARGTLAEEEARRLIREMRKLPRLVEEALEKRPLVAHIAEKYHQAQDFLFLGRHVQAPTAYEGALKLKEISYIHAEAYPAGEMKHGPIALIDEHLPVVVLATEGPLYEKTLSNIQEVRARKGKVIAVATEGDEGIRGLAQDVIYVPKVHPLLAPIVSVVPLQLLAYEIAVLLGRDVDQPRNLAKSVTVE; this is translated from the coding sequence ATGTGCGGAATCGTAGGCTACGTAGGCTTTAGAAGCGCGGTGGACGTTCTCGTGGACGGGCTCAGGCGGCTCGAGTACCGGGGGTACGACTCCGCCGGGGTGGCGGTGAAGACGGCGGAGGGGCTCAAGGTGGTCAAGCGGGCGGGGAAGCTTTCCGCCCTGGCCGAGGCCCTGAAGGAGGAGCGCCTCGAGGGGCACCTGGGCATCGGCCACACCCGCTGGGCCACCCACGGGGCCCCCACCGACCCCAACGCCCACCCCCACACCACGGAGGACGGAAGGATCGCCGTCATCCACAACGGCATCTTTGAGAACTACCTGGAGCTCAAGGAGGCCCTCCGCTCCCGGGGGCACCGCTTCCTCTCCGACACCGACTCGGAGGTCCTGGCCCACCTCCTGGAGGAGAAGTACCAAGGCGACCTCCTCCAGGCCCTGCGGGAGGCCCTGAAGGAGGTGCGGGGGGCCTACGCGGTGGTGGTGGCCCACCAGGACCTCGAGGAGATCGTGGCCGCCCGCACGGTGAGCCCCCTGGTGGTGGGCCTGGGGGAGGGGGAGAACTTCCTGGCCTCGGACGTGCCCGCCCTCCTCCCCTACACCCGCAAGGTGATCTTCCTGCACGACGGGGACGTGGCCCGGATCACCCGGGAGGGAGTGGAGATCACGGACCTGGAGGGCCGCCCCGTGGACCGGCCGGTGGTGGAGGTGGACTGGACCCTGGAGGCCGCCGAGAAGGGGGGCTTCCCCCACTACATGCTCAAGGAGATCTACGAGCAGCCCTGGGTCCTGGAGAACACCCTGGGGGGGAGGCTCAAGGAGGAGGAGGGAAGCGCGGAGCTGGGCCTTTCCCTGGACCCCCTCGCCGTGCGGCGCGTCCACGTCCTGGCCTGCGGCACCGCCTTCTACGCGGGCTGGGTGGGGAAGTACCTCCTGGAGACCCTGGCCCGGGTCCCGGTGGAGGTGGACGTGGCCAGCGAGTACCGCTACCGCGACCCGGTGGTGGAGGAGGGGACGCTGGCCATCGCCATCAGCCAGTCCGGGGAGACCATAGACACCCTCGAGGCCCTGCGGGAGGCCAAGCGGAAGGGGGCGAGGACCCTGGGGGTCATCAACGCCAAGGGAAGCACCCTGACCCGGGAGGTGGAGGACGTGCTCTACATCCACGCCGGGCCGGAGATCGGGGTGGCCTCCACCAAGGCCTACACCGCCATGCTGGCCGCCATGGCCCTGCTGGCCCTCTGGCTCGGGAGGGCCCGGGGGACGCTTGCCGAGGAGGAGGCCAGGCGCCTCATCCGGGAGATGCGCAAGCTCCCCCGCCTGGTGGAGGAGGCCTTGGAGAAGCGGCCCTTGGTGGCCCACATCGCCGAGAAGTACCACCAGGCCCAGGACTTCCTCTTCCTGGGGCGGCACGTCCAGGCCCCCACCGCCTACGAGGGGGCCTTAAAGCTCAAGGAGATCAGCTACATCCACGCCGAGGCCTACCCCGCCGGAGAGATGAAGCACGGGCCCATCGCCCTCATTGACGAGCACCTGCCCGTGGTGGTCCTGGCCACGGAGGGGCCCCTTTACGAGAAGACCCTCTCCAACATCCAGGAGGTGCGGGCCCGCAAGGGGAAGGTGATCGCCGTGGCCACCGAGGGGGACGAGGGCATCCGGGGCCTCGCCCAGGACGTGATCTACGTCCCCAAGGTCCATCCCCTCCTCGCCCCCATCGTGAGCGTGGTGCCCCTCCAGCTTCTGGCCTACGAGATCGCCGTCCTCCTGGGGCGGGACGTGGACCAGCCCCGGAACCTGGCCAAGAGCGTGACGGTGGAGTGA
- a CDS encoding four helix bundle protein: MPRFGFEALEVYQLALELSAEVYGLARKLPPEEGFGLAAQLKRAVVSVALNIAEGKGRSTGKDFRRFLAQARGSLAETVAALHLCQRLGFLGPGETEAALRQAFLLYNKLASLRRTLAQSS; the protein is encoded by the coding sequence ATGCCGCGCTTTGGATTTGAGGCCCTCGAGGTGTACCAGCTGGCCCTCGAGCTCTCGGCGGAGGTCTACGGCCTCGCCCGGAAGCTTCCTCCGGAGGAGGGGTTCGGGCTCGCCGCCCAGCTCAAGCGGGCCGTGGTCTCGGTGGCTTTGAACATCGCCGAGGGAAAGGGCCGATCCACCGGGAAGGACTTCCGCCGCTTCCTGGCCCAGGCCCGGGGCTCCCTGGCAGAGACCGTGGCCGCGCTCCACCTCTGCCAGCGTCTGGGCTTCCTGGGACCCGGGGAAACCGAGGCCGCCTTGAGGCAGGCCTTCCTTCTTTACAACAAGCTGGCCTCCCTCCGCCGCACCCTCGCCCAGTCCTCCTGA